A single window of Pseudomonas lutea DNA harbors:
- a CDS encoding nucleoside deaminase, which yields MDPFMQAAIDEAQKGLAEGGIPIGSVIVHDGKIIGRGHNRRVQEGSAIKHGEMDAFENAGRQPARVYREATLYTTLSPCAMCSGAILLYGIRKIIVGEHETFMGEEELLKARGVEVDVLHDPVCVGLMQQFIADKPELWNEDIGE from the coding sequence ATGGACCCATTCATGCAAGCGGCCATCGATGAGGCGCAAAAAGGCCTGGCCGAAGGCGGCATTCCCATCGGCTCGGTCATCGTCCACGACGGCAAGATCATCGGCCGCGGCCACAACCGCCGGGTTCAGGAAGGCAGTGCCATCAAGCATGGCGAAATGGACGCGTTTGAAAACGCCGGCCGCCAGCCTGCCCGGGTGTACCGCGAGGCAACGCTTTACACAACCCTCTCGCCCTGCGCCATGTGCAGCGGTGCCATCCTGTTGTACGGCATCCGCAAGATCATCGTCGGCGAGCACGAAACGTTCATGGGGGAAGAGGAGCTGCTCAAGGCTCGCGGCGTTGAGGTGGACGTGTTGCATGATCCGGTTTGCGTCGGCCTGATGCAGCAGTTCATCGCCGACAAGCCGGAGCTGTGGAACGAGGACATCGGCGAGTAG
- a CDS encoding diguanylate cyclase: MNTSVQKGLSFARRMYLPRSIGMGIGFFAVAAALQPSQPPLWVWIAMIAHGYAWPHVAYQLARRSRQPYAAERRNLIYDSLGGGFWAGAMGISPLPTVTVLSMMAMNNIAAGGMRLFVMGSVAQIAGALVAYRLFLPPMFPHVNELQLYACLPMLVIYPMAIGLVCYRVAVQLSKSKKTLEKLSTTDSLTGLMNHGAWKDRLALEFDQCQNQDRQHSVALIDIDHFKTINDTYGHITGDNVLKQLSNALCAGLRQTDLPGRYGGDEFCVILPDTTLAQATEILERLRRTVHDHAHSALPDLTLSLSIGVAAYGPHLTDAGMWLHEADMALYEAKSAGRNRVTSARPSGKACAREGAALG; encoded by the coding sequence ATGAACACTTCGGTCCAAAAAGGTCTCTCCTTCGCCAGACGCATGTACTTGCCGCGCAGCATTGGCATGGGCATTGGCTTCTTTGCGGTGGCCGCAGCGTTGCAACCGTCCCAGCCGCCGCTCTGGGTGTGGATCGCGATGATCGCCCACGGTTATGCCTGGCCACATGTTGCCTACCAACTGGCCAGGCGCTCACGCCAACCTTACGCCGCCGAGCGCCGGAACCTGATTTATGACTCGCTGGGCGGGGGCTTCTGGGCGGGTGCGATGGGGATCAGCCCGCTGCCGACCGTGACGGTGCTGTCGATGATGGCGATGAACAACATCGCGGCCGGTGGCATGCGTTTGTTCGTCATGGGTTCGGTCGCGCAGATCGCGGGCGCGCTGGTCGCCTACAGGCTCTTTCTGCCGCCAATGTTTCCCCACGTCAACGAGCTGCAGCTCTACGCCTGTTTACCGATGCTGGTGATCTACCCCATGGCAATCGGCCTGGTCTGTTACCGCGTCGCCGTGCAGCTGTCAAAAAGCAAGAAGACCCTGGAAAAGCTCAGCACCACCGACAGCCTCACCGGCCTGATGAATCACGGCGCGTGGAAGGATCGGCTGGCGCTGGAATTCGATCAGTGCCAGAACCAGGATCGTCAGCACAGTGTGGCGTTGATTGACATCGACCACTTCAAAACCATCAACGACACCTACGGACACATCACCGGCGACAATGTACTCAAGCAACTGAGCAACGCACTGTGCGCCGGTCTGCGTCAGACGGATCTGCCCGGGCGGTACGGCGGCGATGAATTCTGCGTCATCCTGCCTGATACCACTCTCGCCCAGGCCACCGAGATACTCGAACGGCTGCGCCGCACGGTGCACGACCATGCCCATTCCGCCCTCCCCGACCTCACATTGAGCCTGAGCATTGGCGTCGCCGCGTACGGCCCGCACCTGACCGACGCCGGCATGTGGCTGCATGAAGCAGACATGGCGCTGTATGAGGCCAAAAGCGCCGGGCGTAACCGCGTGACGTCGGCGCGCCCGTCCGGCAAAGCCTGCGCCCGGGAAGGGGCGGCGCTTGGGTGA
- a CDS encoding LysE family translocator has product MPELSNLIAFSLIALGMVLTPGPNMIYVISRSLSQGRRAGLISLGGVAVGFFFYMLCAALGITGLVMAVPYAYDTLRMAGAAYLLYLAWQALKPGGRSPFQIKALPRDSHRQLFLMGLMTSLFNPKVAVLYLSLLPQFISVDNGSSVLSQSLILGSAQILVSLTVNTLIVMAAGSTALFLTQKPAWAAAQRWLMGTVLFGFAVRMAVDGRR; this is encoded by the coding sequence ATGCCCGAACTCTCCAACCTTATCGCTTTCTCCCTCATTGCTCTGGGCATGGTGCTGACGCCGGGTCCCAACATGATTTACGTGATTTCGCGATCCCTCTCACAAGGGCGCAGGGCAGGGCTGATCTCGCTTGGTGGCGTCGCCGTCGGCTTTTTCTTTTACATGCTTTGTGCGGCCTTGGGCATCACCGGCCTGGTGATGGCCGTCCCTTATGCCTACGACACCCTGCGCATGGCAGGTGCCGCGTACTTGCTCTATCTCGCCTGGCAGGCTTTGAAACCGGGCGGCCGCTCGCCGTTTCAGATCAAGGCGCTGCCCAGGGACAGCCATCGACAGCTGTTTCTGATGGGCCTGATGACCAGCCTGTTCAATCCCAAAGTGGCCGTGCTTTACCTGTCTTTACTGCCCCAGTTCATCAGCGTCGACAACGGCAGCAGCGTGCTGAGCCAGTCGCTGATTCTGGGCAGCGCGCAGATTCTGGTCAGCCTCACCGTCAACACACTAATCGTTATGGCCGCTGGCTCCACGGCGCTGTTCCTCACGCAAAAGCCCGCTTGGGCGGCGGCGCAACGGTGGTTGATGGGCACGGTGCTGTTCGGCTTCGCGGTGAGGATGGCGGTGGACGGCCGGCGCTGA
- a CDS encoding AraC family transcriptional regulator, with product MSDRNWIELKQDPTSGIETVRAHFEGHAYDPHWHDSYLVGITEQGLQQFNCRRQQHNSTPGKVFLLEPGDIHDGTAPQAGGFTYRTLYLDPNWLDRELRAQFEDTPDNTQLSFAATLAEDPQLAIATASAFEAMHHDELRIVRQTALDHLLANLTSHLRWRTVLNPDPRLPLVAQRARDYLHSHLHQDIGLDDLAQVTGVDRFRLSRAFKAAFGMAPHAYLIQLRLTRARLLLARGELPVNVAAALGFADQSHLGRWFQRAYRVTPADYRRRCSIVPD from the coding sequence ATGTCCGACCGTAACTGGATCGAGCTCAAGCAGGACCCCACGTCCGGCATCGAGACAGTGCGCGCGCATTTCGAGGGCCATGCCTACGACCCGCACTGGCACGACAGTTATCTGGTGGGCATTACCGAACAGGGTCTGCAGCAGTTCAATTGTCGACGGCAGCAGCACAACAGCACGCCGGGCAAGGTGTTTCTGCTTGAGCCCGGCGATATCCACGACGGCACGGCCCCACAAGCGGGCGGCTTTACCTACCGCACCTTGTACCTGGACCCGAACTGGCTGGACCGCGAACTGCGTGCGCAGTTTGAGGACACCCCTGACAACACCCAGTTAAGCTTCGCCGCCACCCTGGCCGAAGACCCGCAACTGGCAATCGCCACCGCCAGTGCCTTTGAAGCGATGCACCACGACGAGCTGCGCATCGTCCGCCAGACCGCTCTGGATCACCTGCTTGCCAACCTGACCAGCCACCTGCGCTGGCGCACCGTGCTCAATCCCGATCCACGTCTGCCGCTGGTGGCGCAACGCGCACGCGACTACCTGCACAGCCATTTGCATCAGGACATTGGTCTGGACGACCTGGCCCAGGTAACGGGCGTTGATCGCTTTCGCCTGAGCCGCGCGTTCAAGGCTGCATTCGGTATGGCACCCCACGCCTACCTGATTCAGCTGCGCCTGACCCGTGCCCGGCTGCTGCTGGCGCGGGGCGAGTTGCCGGTCAACGTCGCCGCAGCGCTGGGCTTCGCCGATCAAAGCCACTTGGGCCGCTGGTTCCAGCGCGCCTACCGCGTGACGCCCGCCGATTACCGGCGGCGCTGCTCAATTGTTCCAGACTGA
- a CDS encoding PQQ-dependent sugar dehydrogenase: MLRTTFLRKTLLATLCASALLGISVQATAATYQSENGTLTVDEVVGGLQHPWAVAFLPDAQGMLVTERAGNLRRVTPDGKLSAPISGVPKVWAQGQGGLLDVVLSPDFAKDRMVYLTYAEAASDGKTGGTAAGRARLSDDMTRLEGFTRIFQQQPKLSVGNHFGSRMVFDRDGYLFIALGENNERATAQDLDKLQGKVVRLYPDGTVPKDNPFVGQKNVRPEIWSYGHRNQQGAALNPWTGTLWTNEHGPRGGDEINIIERAGNYGWPISTFGINYSGEAIPESKGKIVEGVKNPFHVWEKSPGISGMAFYDASTFKAWDHNIFIGALASDDLIRLELKDDKVVHEERLLGELKSRIRDVRQGPDGYVYVLTDEDDGKLLKVGLKVEN, encoded by the coding sequence ATGTTGCGCACCACTTTCCTCCGCAAGACCTTGCTGGCGACCTTATGCGCTTCCGCGTTGCTGGGCATCTCGGTACAGGCGACCGCGGCAACGTACCAGAGCGAAAACGGCACGCTGACCGTCGATGAAGTGGTCGGCGGGCTGCAGCATCCATGGGCGGTGGCGTTTTTGCCGGATGCCCAGGGCATGCTGGTCACCGAACGTGCGGGCAATCTGCGCCGGGTCACGCCGGACGGCAAACTCTCGGCGCCGATCTCGGGCGTGCCGAAGGTCTGGGCGCAGGGGCAGGGCGGTTTGCTCGATGTCGTGCTGTCCCCCGATTTTGCCAAGGACCGCATGGTGTACCTGACCTACGCCGAAGCGGCCAGTGACGGCAAAACCGGCGGCACGGCGGCGGGCCGCGCGAGACTCTCGGACGACATGACCCGACTGGAGGGCTTCACCCGCATCTTCCAGCAGCAGCCCAAGTTGTCTGTGGGCAACCACTTCGGTTCGCGCATGGTGTTTGATCGAGACGGCTACCTCTTTATCGCGCTGGGCGAAAACAACGAGCGGGCCACGGCTCAGGACCTCGACAAGCTTCAGGGCAAAGTAGTGCGCCTTTATCCCGACGGCACTGTGCCCAAGGACAACCCTTTTGTGGGCCAGAAGAACGTGCGCCCGGAGATCTGGAGTTACGGCCACCGCAATCAGCAAGGCGCCGCGCTCAACCCATGGACCGGCACGCTGTGGACCAATGAACACGGTCCGCGCGGCGGCGATGAGATCAACATCATCGAACGCGCCGGCAATTATGGCTGGCCCATTTCGACCTTCGGCATCAATTACAGCGGCGAGGCGATCCCTGAATCCAAAGGCAAGATCGTCGAGGGCGTGAAAAACCCGTTTCATGTGTGGGAGAAATCACCAGGCATCAGCGGCATGGCCTTCTATGACGCGAGCACCTTCAAAGCGTGGGACCACAATATTTTCATCGGCGCGCTCGCGTCGGATGACCTGATCCGTCTGGAGCTCAAGGACGATAAGGTCGTGCACGAAGAGCGGTTGCTCGGCGAACTCAAATCACGCATCCGCGACGTGCGCCAGGGCCCGGACGGTTATGTGTATGTGTTGACGGACGAGGATGACGGCAAGTTGTTGAAGGTGGGTTTGAAGGTCGAGAACTGA
- a CDS encoding GNAT family N-acetyltransferase — MVTDLPERANVEAADTLLETERLMLRRLTPDDRPALAQILGDSEVMQYSVAGVLSEKATGEFIEWCQYSYQQHGFGPWAVVEKSSAALAGFCGLNAERVDDADEIELGYRLAPAFWGRGLGTEAARAALRHAFEHLNVASVIAIVQPGNVASVGVIKKLGYSGFVYSQYHRRAVRIYRMTALQWASVSSKSL; from the coding sequence ATGGTCACTGATTTGCCTGAACGCGCCAATGTGGAAGCGGCTGATACCTTGCTGGAAACCGAGCGGCTAATGCTGCGCCGGCTCACACCGGATGATCGTCCGGCGCTGGCGCAGATACTGGGCGATTCCGAGGTCATGCAGTATTCGGTGGCCGGGGTGTTGTCGGAAAAGGCCACGGGTGAGTTCATCGAGTGGTGTCAGTATTCCTACCAGCAACACGGCTTTGGTCCCTGGGCAGTGGTGGAGAAATCCAGCGCTGCGCTGGCCGGCTTCTGCGGTCTCAACGCCGAGCGCGTCGATGATGCCGATGAAATCGAGCTTGGTTATCGGCTTGCGCCGGCATTTTGGGGCAGGGGATTGGGCACCGAAGCCGCCCGCGCCGCGCTTCGTCATGCTTTTGAACACCTCAACGTGGCGTCGGTGATCGCAATTGTCCAGCCGGGCAATGTGGCGTCGGTGGGGGTGATCAAGAAGCTGGGGTACAGTGGGTTTGTCTACAGCCAGTATCATCGCCGGGCAGTGAGGATTTACCGCATGACGGCGTTGCAATGGGCATCAGTGAGTAGCAAGTCGCTTTAG
- a CDS encoding MFS transporter, whose product MTAILGPRPQPISRGDYKTLGLAALGGALEIYDFIIFVFFALTLSQLFFPPEMPEWLRLLQSFGIFVTGYLARPLGGILMAHFADKLGRKRVFSLSILMMALPCLLIGIMPTYADIGYWAPLVLLALRILQGAAVGGEVPSAWVFVAEHAPKGHRGYALGVLQAGLTFGYLIGALTATWLAKVFSHAEILDYAWRIPFLLGGVFGVIGVWLRRWLSETPVFMALHAQREGMTELPLRAVLRQHRQSLLPAALLTCVLTSAVVTLVVITPTVMQQRFGMSPSDTFALSSVGIVFLNIGCVLAGMLVDRIGAWRGVVLYSLLLPVGVGVLYASLVGHWLPMGLAYAVAGLACGIVGVVPSVMVGLFPANIRVSGISLTYNISYALWASTTPLALIALMPWSPWVCVGYCVIMGAVGLATAMFFGMRKGMQVDDTRVVHTGG is encoded by the coding sequence ATGACAGCCATTCTTGGACCACGCCCACAACCGATCAGCCGGGGAGACTACAAAACCCTGGGCCTGGCGGCGTTGGGCGGGGCGCTGGAAATCTACGACTTCATCATTTTCGTGTTTTTCGCCCTGACGCTCAGTCAGCTGTTCTTTCCGCCGGAAATGCCCGAGTGGCTGCGCCTGCTGCAAAGCTTCGGGATCTTCGTCACGGGCTACCTGGCGCGCCCGCTGGGCGGCATTCTGATGGCGCACTTTGCCGACAAGCTGGGCCGCAAACGTGTCTTCAGCCTCAGCATTCTGATGATGGCGCTGCCTTGCCTGCTCATCGGCATCATGCCGACGTACGCGGACATCGGTTATTGGGCGCCGTTGGTGCTGTTGGCGCTGCGGATCCTGCAAGGGGCTGCGGTCGGCGGGGAGGTGCCGAGCGCATGGGTGTTCGTTGCCGAGCACGCACCGAAAGGCCATCGTGGCTATGCGCTGGGCGTGTTGCAGGCGGGGCTTACCTTCGGCTACCTCATCGGCGCGCTGACCGCGACCTGGCTGGCGAAAGTCTTCAGCCACGCGGAAATCCTCGATTACGCGTGGCGCATCCCGTTTCTGCTGGGCGGTGTGTTCGGCGTCATTGGCGTGTGGTTACGCCGCTGGCTCAGTGAAACCCCTGTGTTCATGGCCCTGCATGCGCAGCGCGAAGGCATGACCGAACTGCCGCTGCGCGCGGTTCTGCGTCAGCATCGGCAATCGCTGTTACCCGCCGCACTGCTGACCTGCGTGCTGACCTCCGCCGTCGTCACCCTGGTGGTCATCACGCCTACCGTAATGCAGCAACGCTTCGGCATGAGCCCCAGCGACACCTTCGCCCTGAGCAGCGTCGGCATCGTCTTTCTCAACATTGGCTGTGTCCTGGCGGGCATGCTGGTGGACCGCATTGGCGCCTGGCGCGGGGTGGTCCTTTACAGCTTGCTGCTGCCTGTGGGCGTTGGTGTGCTTTATGCCAGTCTGGTTGGCCACTGGCTGCCCATGGGCCTGGCCTATGCCGTGGCGGGGCTGGCGTGCGGCATCGTCGGCGTTGTGCCGTCGGTCATGGTCGGACTGTTCCCGGCGAATATTCGCGTCTCCGGCATCTCACTGACCTACAACATCAGCTACGCCCTCTGGGCCAGCACTACGCCGCTGGCACTGATCGCCCTGATGCCATGGAGCCCGTGGGTGTGCGTGGGCTACTGCGTGATCATGGGGGCGGTGGGTCTGGCCACCGCGATGTTCTTTGGCATGCGCAAAGGCATGCAGGTGGATGACACCCGCGTGGTACACACCGGCGGTTGA
- a CDS encoding helix-turn-helix domain-containing protein codes for MSEEERKRKRLNRATPRELEVLQLVLQGQTNKDIAQRLGISDYTARDHVSALLRKHAVKSRGQLIALHAAPPSHEKNIPTPTSVGLFRRTVSA; via the coding sequence ATGTCTGAAGAAGAACGCAAGCGAAAACGATTGAATCGAGCCACACCGCGAGAACTGGAAGTCCTGCAGCTGGTATTGCAGGGGCAGACCAACAAGGACATCGCTCAGCGGCTGGGAATCAGTGATTACACGGCGCGGGACCACGTTTCAGCGTTGCTCAGGAAGCACGCCGTGAAGAGCCGAGGTCAGCTGATCGCACTGCATGCCGCCCCCCCCTCGCACGAGAAAAACATCCCCACCCCTACATCTGTCGGATTGTTCCGCAGAACGGTAAGTGCATAA
- a CDS encoding LysE family translocator, translating into MQTLLPFLLFAFVASITPGPTNILVLTNSSRYGLLRTLPIVFGACAGAALLVLMVGTGLGDVLARHQQVQTVMSWVGIGWLTWLAWQIFSAPAEAIDPTQPRGGPTLGLWGAASLQLVNPKTWMMALAVVSVFAGTDADRMMRVIWLSLAFFLVSIPCMSAWAYLGVSAARFCRSAQSMKRFNQAMAVLLLVSAWLTLVV; encoded by the coding sequence ATGCAAACGCTGCTGCCTTTTTTGCTCTTCGCCTTCGTCGCCTCCATTACGCCGGGCCCAACCAACATCCTGGTGCTGACCAATAGCTCGCGTTACGGCTTGCTGCGCACGCTCCCAATAGTCTTCGGCGCCTGTGCCGGTGCCGCGTTGCTGGTGCTGATGGTGGGCACCGGGCTGGGCGACGTATTGGCTCGGCACCAGCAGGTGCAAACGGTAATGTCCTGGGTCGGGATCGGCTGGCTGACCTGGCTGGCCTGGCAGATTTTCAGCGCGCCGGCCGAGGCGATCGACCCGACGCAACCGCGCGGTGGCCCGACGCTAGGCCTTTGGGGCGCTGCGAGCCTGCAACTGGTCAACCCGAAAACCTGGATGATGGCGCTGGCCGTGGTCAGTGTATTCGCCGGCACCGACGCGGACCGCATGATGCGGGTGATCTGGCTGTCGCTAGCGTTCTTTCTGGTGTCGATCCCGTGCATGAGCGCCTGGGCGTATCTGGGCGTCAGTGCCGCCAGATTCTGCCGCTCGGCGCAGAGCATGAAGCGCTTCAACCAGGCGATGGCAGTGCTGCTGCTGGTGTCGGCGTGGTTAACGCTGGTGGTCTGA
- a CDS encoding TonB-dependent siderophore receptor has product MTISSRPAAGFTRRLLPLSIAFASPWLAAQEAEPVTLDALRVTGEQESVYQAGSASVGGFSEAPLRDTPASISVFNAERLQNQQAKLLSDVLRNDASVGDSYAPVGYYENFVVRGFSLNAANSYRINGRSITGEQNVALENKEQVELLKGLSGLQSGVSEPAGVVNYKTKRPEDVRSVTVSTNEHGERYIATDVGGWFGSEKQFGLRANVAHEDIRSYVEHANGQRDFASLAFDWNINEQSTLQLDVEYQTKEQRSVPGYQLLGGTELPHDASPRKLLGYQSDSNPVGIDSLNMNGRYEYRLTDDWKASLSASRSRVVIDDYSAFAYGCYFQSDCPAEPLTGHFTPSGGYDIYDFRSPDDTRRNDEVEATMTGLFATGGLDHELTFGTSAFRRTVDTRPYFSEYVGSGNIHETPDQFAPSDLTPGHTERRLDSRQYGLFATDRISFNEHWQTVIGGRQVKLDEKAYNEDGSENRHTERSIFLPQAALIYKPIDDVSLYASYSKGLSLGGTASVFDSNVGEILAPTISRQLEAGVKYDWRRMSFTAAVFQTRQAYQYSRPNDDGSLTFVQQGQQKNTGVELGANGYLTSQLQLSASVAAIKARVEDSGTTAYEDHQAINVPKFRGSLSADYALPIQGLALLGGVQYSTSKYANREGSVKVDDYAVFNAGSRYSTKVEGYDTVLRLTVDNLFDKRYWRDAGEYLGDDYLFLGAPRTARVSATVSF; this is encoded by the coding sequence ATGACCATCTCTTCCCGTCCTGCTGCCGGTTTCACGCGTCGGCTGTTGCCGCTGAGTATCGCCTTCGCTTCGCCGTGGCTGGCGGCCCAAGAAGCTGAACCGGTGACGCTGGACGCGCTCAGGGTGACGGGTGAGCAGGAATCGGTTTATCAGGCCGGCAGCGCATCAGTTGGCGGTTTCAGCGAGGCGCCTCTGCGCGACACGCCGGCGTCGATTTCGGTATTCAACGCCGAACGGCTGCAAAACCAGCAAGCCAAACTGCTCAGCGACGTATTGCGCAATGACGCCTCGGTGGGCGACAGCTATGCGCCGGTGGGGTATTACGAGAATTTCGTCGTGCGTGGCTTCTCCCTCAACGCCGCCAACAGTTATCGCATCAACGGCCGCAGCATCACCGGCGAGCAGAACGTGGCGCTGGAAAACAAAGAACAGGTCGAATTGCTCAAAGGCCTCTCGGGGCTGCAAAGCGGGGTGTCGGAGCCGGCGGGCGTGGTCAATTACAAAACCAAGCGCCCGGAAGACGTGCGGTCGGTGACGGTCTCGACCAACGAGCATGGCGAGCGCTACATCGCCACCGACGTCGGCGGCTGGTTTGGCAGCGAGAAACAATTCGGGCTGCGCGCCAACGTCGCCCACGAGGACATTCGTTCCTACGTCGAACACGCCAATGGCCAGCGCGATTTCGCCTCGCTGGCGTTCGACTGGAACATCAACGAACAGTCCACCCTGCAACTTGACGTCGAATACCAGACCAAAGAGCAGCGCTCGGTCCCGGGCTACCAACTGCTGGGCGGCACCGAACTGCCCCATGACGCCTCGCCACGCAAACTGCTGGGCTATCAAAGCGACTCGAACCCGGTGGGCATCGATTCGCTGAACATGAACGGCCGTTATGAATACCGTCTCACCGATGACTGGAAAGCCAGCCTCAGCGCCTCCCGCAGTCGCGTGGTCATCGACGACTACAGCGCCTTCGCCTATGGCTGTTATTTCCAGAGCGACTGCCCCGCAGAGCCGCTGACGGGGCACTTCACGCCGAGCGGCGGCTACGACATCTACGATTTCCGCAGCCCCGATGACACCCGGCGCAACGACGAAGTCGAGGCCACGATGACCGGTCTGTTCGCCACCGGCGGGCTCGATCACGAGCTGACCTTTGGCACCAGCGCGTTCCGCCGCACCGTGGACACCCGGCCGTATTTCAGCGAATACGTCGGCTCCGGGAACATCCACGAGACGCCCGACCAGTTCGCGCCGTCGGACCTCACCCCAGGCCACACCGAGCGCCGCCTCGACAGCCGGCAGTACGGACTGTTTGCCACGGACCGCATCAGTTTCAACGAACACTGGCAGACGGTGATTGGCGGGCGTCAGGTCAAGCTCGACGAAAAAGCCTACAACGAAGACGGCAGCGAAAATCGCCACACCGAGCGGTCGATCTTCCTGCCGCAGGCGGCGCTGATCTACAAGCCGATTGACGACGTTTCGCTCTACGCCAGCTACAGCAAAGGGCTGTCCCTGGGCGGCACGGCGTCGGTGTTCGACAGCAACGTCGGCGAGATCCTGGCGCCGACGATTTCTCGTCAGCTCGAAGCCGGGGTTAAATACGACTGGCGCCGCATGAGCTTCACCGCAGCGGTGTTTCAAACCCGCCAGGCCTATCAGTATTCAAGGCCCAACGACGACGGCAGCCTGACCTTCGTCCAGCAGGGTCAGCAAAAAAACACCGGCGTCGAGCTGGGCGCCAACGGCTACCTGACCTCGCAACTGCAACTGTCGGCCAGCGTCGCGGCCATCAAGGCAAGGGTCGAAGACAGCGGCACCACGGCCTATGAAGATCATCAGGCGATCAACGTGCCGAAATTCCGTGGCAGCCTGTCGGCCGACTACGCCTTGCCGATTCAGGGCCTGGCGCTGCTCGGCGGCGTGCAGTACAGCACAAGCAAATACGCCAACCGGGAAGGCTCGGTGAAAGTCGATGACTACGCCGTGTTCAACGCGGGCAGCCGCTACAGCACCAAAGTCGAGGGCTACGACACGGTGTTGCGCCTGACCGTCGACAACCTGTTCGACAAACGCTACTGGCGCGATGCGGGCGAATACCTGGGCGACGATTATCTGTTCCTCGGCGCACCGCGCACGGCACGGGTCTCGGCAACGGTGAGCTTCTGA
- a CDS encoding DeoR family transcriptional regulator, producing the protein MARLYDARGNLYAVITPEALRGLGVALPVSAADAAAQRHNWTAQAIAAICDWPPGTRPLGSKTHRCDGLLVGPFQAAAPCEMPAPGEMSAPSASYDVLIVNTDGTFAERSGNGLTIFAQSLTDAGRITGTEPFILNVHHDNTGSVSPVPTQVTPALLDGASGFWLNIGAPGFGAHALGATGDGVGTATFNTREVNRVERLAALNPAWHSSVFVRVGNPHCVTLVSQTSDLPGFEDLHEAELNAALTRIAFVAGASGNGDPCPGGINLQWAAQSSSNRITARVFERGEGPTASSGTSASAVASAAWLCGWVQAGLVEVVMPGGTAPLRLIERDGQLQQVQLFGAAQLKPEP; encoded by the coding sequence ATGGCTCGCCTCTACGACGCACGCGGCAACCTCTACGCGGTGATTACCCCTGAAGCCCTGCGCGGGCTCGGCGTTGCTCTGCCCGTCTCAGCCGCAGACGCTGCTGCCCAGCGTCATAACTGGACAGCTCAGGCCATCGCCGCGATCTGTGACTGGCCGCCAGGCACCCGGCCGCTCGGCAGCAAAACCCATCGCTGCGACGGGTTGCTGGTAGGGCCGTTTCAAGCGGCGGCGCCGTGTGAAATGCCTGCACCGGGTGAAATGTCCGCACCGTCCGCGTCGTATGACGTGCTGATCGTCAACACCGATGGCACGTTTGCCGAACGCAGCGGCAACGGGCTGACCATCTTCGCGCAATCGCTGACGGATGCAGGCCGAATCACCGGCACCGAGCCGTTCATTTTGAATGTGCATCACGACAACACGGGCTCGGTCAGCCCCGTACCCACCCAAGTGACCCCTGCACTGCTCGACGGAGCTAGCGGCTTCTGGCTGAACATCGGCGCACCGGGTTTTGGCGCACACGCCTTGGGCGCCACTGGAGATGGGGTCGGCACCGCGACGTTCAACACGCGCGAGGTCAATCGGGTCGAACGGCTGGCCGCCCTGAACCCGGCCTGGCATAGCAGCGTGTTTGTGCGGGTCGGCAATCCCCATTGCGTCACGCTGGTCAGTCAGACCAGCGACCTGCCAGGCTTCGAGGATCTGCACGAAGCTGAGCTGAATGCAGCACTGACGCGAATTGCCTTCGTCGCCGGTGCGTCAGGCAACGGCGACCCCTGCCCCGGCGGAATCAACTTGCAATGGGCCGCGCAATCGAGCTCAAACCGCATCACCGCGCGGGTGTTCGAGCGAGGCGAAGGCCCGACGGCATCTTCGGGTACCAGCGCCAGCGCTGTCGCGTCAGCCGCGTGGTTGTGCGGGTGGGTGCAAGCGGGATTGGTCGAGGTGGTGATGCCCGGCGGCACCGCGCCGTTGCGCCTGATCGAGCGCGACGGGCAGTTGCAGCAGGTGCAGCTGTTCGGCGCAGCGCAGTTGAAGCCTGAGCCGTAG